Genomic window (Mesorhizobium sp. M4B.F.Ca.ET.058.02.1.1):
GGGTTTCTCCCTGGTTTTCTAGAGTTCCAGCATCACGCGCACCAGCGGTGCCAGCGCCTTGCCGATGTTTCGCGTGTTTTCGGCATCGAGATGGACGCCGTCGAGTGGTGTAGTGGCGGCGACGCTTCCGGCGTCGAAAAAACCGCAGCCCGCCTCGTCGGCAAGTGCCGAATATTGCGGCGCCAGCCGCTTCGAGGCTTCGTCGCCGCCGGCGAACATTTCCTTGAACTCGGCGTTGTCGGTGCGCGTGACGGCGGGTGGCGCGACGATGAGGATCTGGGGTGCGGCCCAACCGAACGGGTAGTCGTGGCCGCGCACGATGTCGATCAGGCGCTGCATGCCCTGCTTGGCGGCGACCGGATTGCCGTGGATCCACGGCTTCATGTCGTTGGCGCCGAGCATGATGACGATCAGGTCGAGCGGCGCGTGACTCATCAGGATCGTCGGCAGCACTTTCGCGCCGTTGCGGTCGGCGCCGGCGAGATGATCGTCGAAAGCGGTGGTGCGGCCGTTCAGGCCTTCGGCGATAACCTCGACGCCGTCACCGAGCGTTGCCTTGAGCACGCTCGGCCAGCGGTCTTCCAGCGCATGGCGGCCGAGGCTGGCGGCGTCATAACCCCAGGTCAGCGAATCGCCATAGCAGAGAATTGTCTTCATGCGCTTGCCCCATCCCTGCCGAACCCTGCCGCCGAGCGCTTGAGCCGCCAGCGCACGAACAGCCAATGCATGATGATCGTCGCGACACCGGGAAGGATCATCCCGGCGATTATCGAAAGGTCGCTCGCGGTCGCCCGATTCTCGGCCGGCACTGAAAAGGTCCATCCCACCAGCGCCAGCAGCGCGAGACCGAAAAACACCAGTAGCCACCACAATGTCCGGTCGACGGCACGAACCGGGTCGGCGAAGAACTGCACGGCGAAGAAGAGGATCGTCACGACGACAATGATCAGGGCAGTCGCCGCGAAAACCAGTGTGTATTCCTCTTCCGCGCCGGTCAGGACGGCCAGCTGCTGCGCCACCAGCGTGCCGGCCGAGCTGGAGAGGAAGAAGGCAAAAAGGCTGGTGAAGAATTTCCGCACCGCCTTTCCCTTCTTACACCAGCATGCCCATCGGGTTTTCGATCATGCGCTTGAAGGCGCCGAGCAGTTCGGCGCCGAGCGCGCCGTCGACGGCGCGGTGATCGGTCGACAGCGTCACCGACATGACGTTGGCTATCGTGATCTCGCCGTTCTTGACCACTGCACGCTGCTCGCCGGCGCCGACCGCCAGGATCGTTGCGTGCGGCGGGTTGATGACGGCGGCAAAATCCTTGATGCCGAACATGCCGAGATTGGAGACCGCCGTGGTGCCGCCCTGATATTCCTCCGGCTTCAGCTTGCGGCTGCGGGCGCGGCTGGCCAGATCCTTCATTTCGTTGGAGATGACCGACAGCGTCTTTTCGTCGGCATGGCGGATGATCGGCGTGATGAGCCCGCCCGGGATCGAGACCGCGACGCCGACATCGGCGTGCTTGTGCTTGACCATGGCGCTGTCAGTCCACGAGGCATTGGCGTCCGGCACCGCCATCAGCGCCATCGCCATCGCCTTGATCACCATGTCGTTGACCGAGAGCTTGTAGGCGGGAACCTCGCCCTTTTCGGTCTTCTTCACCGGCGCGGCGGCGTTGAGCTGTGTGCGCAGAGCCAGCAGCGCGTCGAGTTCGCAATCCAGCGTCAGGTAGAAATGCGGGATGGTGCTCTTGGCCTCGACCAGGCGGCGCGCGATGGTCTTGCGCATGTTGTCGTGCGGGACGAGTTCGTAGGAGCCTTCGGCGAACAGCTTCAGCACCTGGTCGTCCGACATTGGCTTCGGCGCTGCCGCCGGAGCTGCCGCCGGAGCACCGGCAGGCGCCTTGGCGGCTGGCGCTGCTTTCGCGCCGCCGCCGGCAATCGCTGCCTCGACATCGGCCTTGACGACGCGGCCATGCGGGCCCGTGCCGGTGACATTAGCCACATCGACGCCGGCATCCTTGGCGATGCGTCGGGCAAGCGGTGACGCGAAGGTGCGCTCGCCGCCAGCGTGGCCATTAGCAACCGCAGCGGGCTCTGCCTTGGCCGGCGCGGGCGCCACGGCGGCTGCCGGCTTCGGCGCTTCCGCCTTCGGGGCCTCGGCTTTCGGAGCCTCGGCTTTGGGCGCGGCACCGCCATCGCCCTTCGCCGCGGCGCCGGCATCCTCGCCTTCGCCGGCAAGAATGGCGATCAGCGCATTGACCTTGACGCCTTCGGTGCCGGCCGGAACGACCAGCTTGGCGACGGTGCCTTCATCGACGGCCTCGACTTCCATCGTCGCCTTGTCGGTCTCGATCTCGGCGATCACGTCGCCCGGCGAGACCTTATCGCCTTCCTTGACCAGCCACTTGGCGAGATTGCCTTCTTCCATCGTTGGCGAGAGCGCCGGCATGGTGATGTTGATGGGCATCGCTCACTCCTGAATGAATTTGAACAGGCCGCGCATGACGGTCAGCGTGGCGACGATAAACACAGGTGGCAAGACCCCGAAATGAAAGCTGCTTTTACTCATTTCGAGGCTCATCATGCCACCGGTTTGATCAACCTGTGCGGAACCAGTTGCGACAATTGCCAGGACAAGCGAAGCGACGCCGCTGAGCACCAGCAAGACCGCATCGAACTTTCCTGTCATCGAGCGCACGAAAAAGGCCACGGCAATGGTAGGGACAATGACGGCGGCCAGAACCCAGAGAGACGGCATCCGCGTTGTTTCCTAGCGATAGGTGACTGCTTTGACCGCCTCGACGACCTCGCCGACATTGGGCAACGCCAGCTTTTCGAGGTTCGCCGCGTAAGGCATCGGCACGTCCTTGCCGGCGATGGTGATGACCGGCGCGTCGAGGAAGTCGAAGGCGCGCTGCGACACCTGGTTGGCGATATGGTCGCCGACCGAGCTCTGCGGGAAACCTTCCTCGACCACGATCAGGCGATTGGTCTTCTTCACCGAAGCGATGATGGTGTCGAAGTCGAGCGGACGGATCGACCTGAGGTCGATGATCTCGGCGTCAATGCCCATGCCGCGTAGTTCAGCCTCGGCCTTCACCGCATAGGTCATGCCGATGCCGAAGGAGACGATGCTAACGTCCTTGCCCGGCTTGTGGATGCGCGCCTTGCCGATCGGCAGCACGAAATCATCGAGTTTCGGCACGTCGAAGGACTGGCCGTAGAGGATCTCGTTCTCCAGGAAGATGACCGGGTTCGGATCGCGGATCGCGGCCTTCAGTAGGCCCTTGGCGTCGGCGGCCGTGTACGGCATCACCACCTTCAGCCCGGGAACATGGCTGTACCAGGCGGCATAGCACTGCGAGTGCTGCGCGGCGACGCGGGCGGCGGCACCGTTCGGCCCACGGAAGACGATCGGCGCGCCCATCTGGCCACCCGACATATAGAGCGTCTTGGCGGCCGAGTTGATGATCTGGTCAATCGCCTGCATGGCGAAGTTGAAGGTCATGAACTCGACGATCGGCTTCAGGCCAGCCATCGCGGCGCCGACGCCGACGCCGGCGAAGCCGTGCTCGGTGATCGGCGTGTCGACGACGCGGCGCGGTCCGAATTCCTGCAGCAGGCCTTGCGTGATCTTGTAGGCGCCCTGGTACTCGGCGACCTCCTCGCCCATGACGAAGACGTCGCCGTCGCGGCGCATTTCCTCCGCCATGGCGTCACGCAGCGCCTCGCGCACCGTGGTCGACACCATCTCGGTGCCGGCCGGGATGTCCGGATCGGCGGCGACTTCCGCTCTCGGCGCCGCCGCGACGGGTGCCGCGGCCTCGCTCTTGGCCGCAACAGGCGCAGGTGCTGCCGCCTCAGGCTTGGCAGGCTCCTCGCCGATGCCTTCGCCGGCCTTGTCGACGTCCTCGCCGTCAACCGCGATCACAGCGATAACGGCGTTGACCTTGACACCTTCGGTACCGGCGGGAACCACGATCTTGGCGAGCGTGCCCTCGTCGACGGCTTCGACTTCCATCGTCGCCTTGTCGGTCTCGATCTCGGCGATGACGTCACCGGCGACGATCTTGTCGCCCTCGTTCTTCAGCCATTTGGAAAGATTGCCCTCTTCCATCGTCGGCGAGAGCGCGGGCATGAGAATTTCGATCGGCATGTCCTTGCCCTCCCTTTACAGTACGATGTCGGTCCAGAGCTCGGACGGATCCGGCTCGGCGTCGTTCTGGGCAAATTCGGCGGCGTCGGCGACGATGTCGCGGACCTCCTTGTCGATGGCCTTGAGCTCGTCCTCGCTGGCCCATTTCTTGTCGAGCAGCCGCGCCCTGACCTGCTCGATCGGGTCATGCTCGGAGCGCATCTTCTGCACTTCTTCCTTGGAGCGGTACTTCGCCGGATCGGACATCGAATGGCCGCGATAGCGGTAGGTCTGCATCTCCAGGATCAGCGGGCCGTTGCCGGCGCGGCACCATTCGGTGGCGAGATCGGCGGCGGACTTGACGGCGCGCACGTCCATGCCGTCGACCTGGATGCCGGGGATCTTGAAGGATGCGCCGCGATGGGAGAAATCGGTCTCGGCCGAGGAGCGCGACACCGAGGTGCCCATGGCGTAGCGGTTGTTCTCGATGATGAAGATCACGGGCAGCTTCCACAGCGAGGCCATGTTGAAGCTTTCGTAGACCTGGCCCTGGTTGGCGGCGCCGTCGCCGAAATAGGTCAGCGACACGTTCTTGTTCTCGCGATAGCGGTTGGCGAAAGCGAGACCGGTGCCGAGCGACACCTGCGCGCCGACAATGCCGTGGCCGCCATAGAAATGCTTCTCCTTGGAGAACATGTGCATGGAGCCGCCCTTGCCTTTGGACAGCCCGCCCCGGCGCCCGGTGAGCTCCGCCATGACGCCGCGCGGCGACAGGTCCATCGCCAGCATGTGGCCGTGGTCGCGATAGGCGGTGATCATCTGGTCGCCTTCGATCAGCGCCATCTTCATGCCGGTGACGACGGCTTCCTGACCGATATAGAGGTGGCAGAAGCCGCCGATGAAGCCCATGCCGTAGAGCTGGCCGGCCTTTTCCTCGAAGCGGCGGATGAGCAGCATGTGCCGGTAGGCGGCGAGCTCATCGTTCTTGGTGAAGTCGGCAGGCTTCGGGGCCGAGAGCCCTTGTGATTTACCGTCGTTTTTGGATTTGGCAGGCGCTTTTCTGGCGGCGGTGGCCATGCATCACTCCCTGTTGGCGTCTCTTCGCGGACATTTAGAGCAGGATGAAATCCGCTCCGAGGGAGATCGTCTCTCCCCACCGATTTGAGCGAGGCTAACATGCGGGAAAGCATTGCGCCATGCTGAAAAATGCATGGCTGGCATGCGTCTAAGCGATTAAAATCATTGAAAATATAGGCGATTAACTGGAATTCAGTTATTTCGCTGATACCGGCAACATGACGGTGATTTCGTCGGCGTGGGAGAGATTGAGCGCCTTACGAGCCTGCTCGTCAAGCATATCTTTCTCCAGCGTGCCCTCGTGCATGAGCTGGACACGCCGCTCGAGATCGACCCGGCGCGCCTTGACGGTGTCGAGCTGCGCCTGCAGTTCGACCGCCCTGGCTTGGAGCTGGTACTTGGAATAGATGCCGAACTCGCCGTGATAGGCATGGAAGCCGAAATAGGCCAGGAACAGCACGCAGAGCGAGGGGACGATCAGCCGGCCGGTGTTTCTCTGCTTGTGCTGACGTGTCCACATGATCCAGATCCTCGCGGCCGCGAACCCGAACGGCCCGAGAATCTTTTTCGCTCCATTGTGCTTAATGGACGGTTACGGATGGACGTATCCAGTGCCCCAAAACGAAAAAGGGCGGGAACGCCCCGCCCTTCCTAGATATAACGATGGGATGCCAGATCAGGCCTTGACCACCGACTTGCCGGCGTAGCGTGCCTGCTTGCCCAGCTCTTCCTCGATGCGGATCAGCTGGTTGTACTTGGCCATGCGGTCGGAGCGCGACAGCGAGCCGGTCTTGATCTGTCCGCAATTGGTGGCGACAGCGAGATCGGCGATGGTCGAGTCCTCGGTCTCGCCCGAGCGGTGTGACATCACCGCGGTGTAGCCGGCCTTGTGCGCGGTCTCGACGGCGTCGAGCGTTTCGGTCAGCGAGCCGATCTGGTTGACCTTGACCAGGATCGAATTGGCGACGCCCATGTGGATGCCGTCGCGAAGCCTTGCCGTGTTGGTGACAAACAGATCGTCGCCGACAAGCTGCGTCTTCTTGCCGATGAGGTCGGTCAGGATCTTCCAGCCTTCCCAGTCGTCCTCGGCAAGGCCGTCCTCGATGGTGATGATCGGATAGTCGGATGCGAGCTTGGCCAGGTACTTGGCCTGCGCCTTCGGATCGCGGGTCTTCTTCTCGCCCTCATAGACGTAGTTGCCGTCCTTGAAGAACTCGGTCGCTGCGCAATCGAGGCCGAGCGCAACGTCCTCGCCCGGCCTGAAGCCGGCCTTCTCGATCGATTCCATGATGAAATCGAGCGCTGAGGGTGCGCTCTTCAGATTGGGGGCGAAGCCGCCCTCGTCGCCGACATTGGTGTTGTGGCCGGCATCCTTGAGCTTCTTGCGCAGCGTGTGGAAGATTTCCGAGCCCCAGCGCACGCCGTCGCGCAGCGTCGGCGCGCCGACCGGCAGGATCATGAATTCCTGGAAGTCAATTGGATTGTCGGCATGCGCGCCGCCATTGATGATGTTCATCATCGGCACAGGCAGCACGTGCGCCTTGGCGCCGCCGACATAGCGGTAGAGCGGCAGGCCGGCCGCTTCGGCCGCGGCCTTGGCGACCGCCAGCGACACGCCGAGGATGGCATTGGCGCCGAGCCGGCTCTTGTTCGGCGTGCCGTCGAGCTCGATCATCGTCTGGTCGATGTGGATCTGGTTCTCGGCTTCCATGCCGCCGATCGCCTCGAACAGCTCGCCGTTGACGGCCTCGACGGCGCGCTGGACGCCCTTGCCGAGATAGCGCGGTCCGCCGTCGCGCAGCTCGACCGCTTCATGGGCGCCGGTCGATGCGCCTGACGGTACCGCGGCGCGGCCCATCGAGCCGTCTTCCAGCACCACGTCGACCTCGACGGTCGGATTTCCACGGCTGTCCAGGATTTCACGCCCGACTATGTCGACGATGGCGGTCATTGCGATGTCCCCGATTGATCGATTGAAGCGTCGCGCCCCTCTTAGCCAAAGTGCCGCAAAAGGCAATCGGGCCGCGGGCAAATATTGCCGCCCGGCCGATTCACGAAGCGCAAATTTCTGTCATCATAAGTCATGCGCGGCACGCCGCTTTCTGGTCTATGATTCTGCTTGCGCGGGGCGAAACAGGAGGAGTTTCGCCATGTCCCAGTTGAGCGGTATCGTGAGTTTGTTCCTGATCGCGGCAGCGTTCCTGACGTCGTGCGACAACCAGCAGCCCCAGCAGGGCGCCGCGCAACTGTCGACACTACAGGCAGCGCAGTAGGATCTTCCAGAAGAAGGGCCCCCGCATGTGCGGGGGCCTTTCGATTGCGACCTGCCGACTTGGCGATCAATGCCAGTAGGGCTTTACGTGGTAGTATTCGAATGACGCATCGCGTGCCGCCTCGCCGTCGGCGCCGGTTAGCTCGTCGATCGAATAGGCCGGGGCGGCCTTGAGCTGCTCCTTCGTGAAAGCGACGACGTAGCCGCCCATATTTTCGTCATAATCGAGGCTTGCCCACGGAATGGCGTGATACTTCTCGCCCATGCCGAGGAAACCTCCGAAGCCGATGACGGCGAACATGATGCCGTTCGACATCTTGTCCAGCATGACGTCCTCGATGCTGCCGATACTGTCGCCTGCGGTATTGTAGACCGACGTGCCGATGACGCGCGAGGCGGCAATGGCTTCGGTGTGGCCAGACGGGGTAGTCATAGTGCTGCTCCTCTCGGTTAATGCCTGTTTTGACAATGAGGGGAGCGGGCGAAGGTTCCCGACTTTGTGCTTAGCTGTCGGTGAGGATGAACGTCACTTTCATGTTGACGCGATAGGCGATGATCTTGCCATCCGCGACGACGATCTTCTGGTCCTGGATCCAGGCGCCCTCGACGTTCTTCAAAGTTTTTGCGGCGCGGGCAATGCCCTTCTCGATGGCGTCCTGAAAGCTCTTCTTGGACGACGATGTGATTTCGGTGACGCGGGCGACAGACATGGCTTCCTCCTGCCAAGACGCACATTTGCGAGGATGAAGGTAACGCCGGGTATCTGCAACCACAAGCCGGCGCACGAATGGCCCGGACCAGCGCTGATTGTCAGCGCCCCTTGGCTACGCGGTCGAACGCCATCAGCCTTTCGAGCAATGCCCGAAGGTCCTTCAACGGCACCATGTTAGGGCCGTCGGAGGGAGCATTGTCGGGATCCTGGTGCGTCTCGATGAACACGCCGGCAACCCCGACCGCCACCGCCGCGCGCGAGAGCGTCTCGACGAAGCGGCGCTCGCCGCCGGTCGAGCCGCCCTGCCCGCCTGGCTGCTGCACCGAATGCGTGGCGTCGAAAATCACCGGCGCTCCGATCTCGGCCATGACCGGCAGCGCGCGCATGTCGGAGACCAGCGTGTTGTAGCCGAAGGAGGCGCCGCGCTCGGTCACCAGCACATTGGCATTGCCGGACCCGGTGACCTTGGCGACGACATTCTTCATGTCCCACGGCGCCAGGAACTGCCCCTTCTTCACATTCACGACCTTGCCGGTCAGCGCCGCGGCGATCAAAAGGTCGGTCTGGCGGCTGAGAAAGGCCGGTATCTGCAGGATGTCGACATGCGGGGCGACCAATGCGCACTGCTCGTCGGTGTGGACGTCGGTCAGGATCGGCAGCGCGAATTCCATGCGCAAATCGTCGAACACCGGCAGCGCCGCATCCAGCCCGGCGCCGCGCGCCCCGCTCAAGGAGGTGCGGTTGGCCTTGTCATAGCTGGTCTTGTAGACGAGCCCGATGCCGAGCTTTCCGGTGAGTTCCTTCAGCGCGCCGGCCATGTCGAAGGCATGCTGGCGCGATTCCAGCTGGCATGGCCCGGCGATCAGCGACAGCGGCGCGGCGTTCGAGAAGACGACGTTGCCGACGGTCACGGACGGATTGGGCGCCAGGGGTTTGTTCATTTTGTCTCCCGGAAGATGAAGGCGGCGCCCTGCCCGGGCGCTGGCCTGACGATAATATCATTGCCGCTCATGTGATGTGCGATGGCGTTGGCCGCAAGCAGGCGCGCGGCGATGGCGCTGCTGCGGACCGAGAAAACGATGGCGGCAAAGCGCAGATGCGGCGACGCTTCTATCGGAACGTTGCAGCGCGAGGCAAAGGTCCCGGGCTCCAGGACGGTCAGGGTTGCGTTCGGCAACTCTATCGCATCACCTTCCGAACTTTGCTTGCCGGCAGCCGTCGTGAGCAGCCCGATCTGACCAGAAGGCCTGTCGCTCACAGCGATGACTTCGACGATGCCTGTTACGCCGTTGGCATGCGCCTGCAATGCAGTGCGGTCGATCTTCGGTGCATTGATGCGCTCACAAGCGAAAAGGAAAGCGTCATCGGCATCCTTGCTGGCGCAGAAGGCCAGCTTGAAGGACGCCAAATCGCTCTTGCCGCTCGCATCGGTGAAACCACGGGAGAAACTCAGCAACTCCCCCGCCGACATCCCGGCTCCGACATAACGAACATGGTCGGCGTCGGCATCGCCGGTTCCGAGCACGACAGCGGAAAAGCCTTCGTCACCGAGGTTCTGCCGGTAGAGACGATCGCGCGCGACGAACACATTGCCTTCGCCTATCGCCCGGTCCGTCTCCAGGTCGTCGCCAACCGCCAGCGGCTCCAGGTAGGTGCCGTCGGCGAAAAAGACACAGCAGTTTTCGGTGCCAAACGGGTGGATGCCGGTCGGCGCCACGACAAAACCGAGTGAACCCAGCCGCACCCGCGCGGCATCCAGGCGCGCTGTCGGCAGCACCAGATGGTCGAGCGGATGAGCCTGCGTCGTTTTGATCATGCCGGCGCGGTGTGCATTATTCCGGAAGTCGGTTCAAGGGGCTCGGCGATGTTGTCCGGCCGGCCTGCCATTCTCCGGCACCGGGGCCAGTCTTGCCATCGCGGAAGGCCACCCTAGCTCACAACCATGGGAAGAACCGTCCTCATGGCCATGACGATTGCGGCGATTGTAATTGTCGCCACTCTGGTGCTGACCGCGCCGAAACGGGGCGGCGTCGATCCGGCCGAGACATCCGCCGTTCAAACAGAGTGAGGCCGCCGGCACCTGCATTTCTTGCGGATGCAACTATATTGCTGGTATAGGCGAATTGTCGTCAACTCTGACTTGAATTGACGACATACGATAAGGTATCCCCGCGTGGGGGTCCTCAAATCTTGCCTTGAATGGATTGTTTGCGCGATTGCGGTTCGCTCCCGGATGGCGATCGTTGCTCCATTTTTAGTGGCTGAATAGAGTGGCAGATGACCGGCGACAGCACGCTCAGGATATTGCGGATCACGCCGCACTTTTATCGGCCAGGCACATGGCCGGTCGCCTTCGATCCGGTCGGCGGCCTGCAGAATCAGACATGGACAATCGCCAATGCGATGGACGAGGCCGGCGCCGCCCAGACCATTCTGACCACGTTCATTCCCGGAAGCCCGAGAGAGGTTCAGCTTTCGCCGAGGATGCGCCTCAAATGCGCAGGCTTCTGGCTGCCGGAGTTCGCCGCCGGCCCGCTGCTCTGCTTCACCTGGTTCCTGGCCGCATTGCCGGAGCTGCTTCGAGCACGCGGCCGCTATGATGTCGTCCATATCCACTTCAACCACTCGGTCTGGTGCCGGGCCATGGCCATTCTGGTCTCCAGGCTGAAGATACCTCTCGTCGTATCGATGAACACGCAGCTCTGGTCCGGGCTCCAGCATGCACTGCGGCTCAAGGGGAAGACGTATGATGTCACCCGCTGGCTGGAACGCTATGCTTTGATGTCGGCCGACCGTGTTGTCGCACTCACCGAGCGTTACGGTAGGGAAGCCGTAGCGGAAACCGGGCTGGATCGCCGCGTGGCGGTGATCGCTGACGCTGTCGACGCCGAAGCGTTCGGCCGTCCGATCGACCCGGACGCGCTTCAAGCCTTTCGCTCCGAGCATGGCATCCCCGAGGGGCGGCTTGTGGTTAGCTTCATCGGCCGCATCAGCCCGGAAAAGGGTTGGCAGGATTTGCCGGCCCTGGCCAAGCGCCTGGCCGAAAAGGGCGTGTTTTTGTTGATTTGCGGCGATGGCCCCGACCGGCGCAAACTGGAAGCGGCGCTTGCCGCCATTTCGCGCCCGGACTGTTTCGCTATCACCGGTTTTGTTTCCCCGACGGAGGTGAAAAAGGCTCTGCAGATTTCCGAAGTCCTGGTTCTGCCGTCGCGGCGCGAGGTCCTGGGCAGCGTGTTGCTCGAGGCGATGGCCACCGGCCTGCCGGCAGTCGCCTATGCCGTTGGTGGCGTCGCCGATGTCGCCGGCAATCCGCCGGCATTGGCATTGGTGCGGGACGGCCAGCGTGACGATTTGATCGCCCGCACGATCGAGCTTCTGGACGAGAATCCACTGCGAAGCACCCTGATCGAGCGCGGGCGCCAACGGGTCGGGGATTTCGCGGTGCATTCGGCGGTTGCCCTCAACCTCGAGCTTTATGCCTCGATCCTGTCGGGATCCGGCATCGGCTCGCGAAACCGGGGCGACGTCCTGGCCTTTCAGGAGGACGGCGGTTCGCCGGATGGCGCTTGATCAATTTCGTCACCACGCGCAGCCACGCCTACACCGTCCGTCATCTGGTCCGCCAATTGGGCGATGCGCGCCGCTGGAGCTACGAACGCCTTTTCCGGCAAAAGGAACTGCGCGCCGGCACCTGGGTCTTCACCGATCACGAACGGCTGTCGTCCTTCGAGATCGCGCTGGCCGCGAAGGTCGCGAACAAGCTCGAGCAAGGCAGCTCGCGGGTGCTCAACCATCCCGCTCGCGTGCGCGGCCGACACGATCTGCTGAAGGCGCTGCACGAGGCCGGGATCAACCAATTCTCTGTCTGGCGTTGCGAAAGCCAGCCGCGGCCAAACTCCTTTCCGGTGTTCATCCGCAACGAGTTCGACCATCTGTCGTCCGATTTCGAACTGATCGCCGACCAACAGGCGCTCGACGCAACAATCGCCCGCATGAAGGAGAACGGCATTCCCTTGGCTGGCAAGTTGGTGATCGAATATGCCGGCCAGGAAGTCAGCCCCGGTGTG
Coding sequences:
- a CDS encoding glycosyltransferase; its protein translation is MDEAGAAQTILTTFIPGSPREVQLSPRMRLKCAGFWLPEFAAGPLLCFTWFLAALPELLRARGRYDVVHIHFNHSVWCRAMAILVSRLKIPLVVSMNTQLWSGLQHALRLKGKTYDVTRWLERYALMSADRVVALTERYGREAVAETGLDRRVAVIADAVDAEAFGRPIDPDALQAFRSEHGIPEGRLVVSFIGRISPEKGWQDLPALAKRLAEKGVFLLICGDGPDRRKLEAALAAISRPDCFAITGFVSPTEVKKALQISEVLVLPSRREVLGSVLLEAMATGLPAVAYAVGGVADVAGNPPALALVRDGQRDDLIARTIELLDENPLRSTLIERGRQRVGDFAVHSAVALNLELYASILSGSGIGSRNRGDVLAFQEDGGSPDGA